A stretch of the Vicia villosa cultivar HV-30 ecotype Madison, WI unplaced genomic scaffold, Vvil1.0 ctg.000799F_1_1, whole genome shotgun sequence genome encodes the following:
- the LOC131631272 gene encoding uncharacterized protein LOC131631272, with product MADTHPTPTENVTPSTASAYLNPSYWDERFSKEEKYEWFKDYSHFRHIIQPHLTPRSCVLELGCGNSQMCDGLYKDGTTNITCIDLSHVAVNNMQNRLLSQGFKDIKVMQADMLELPFDDECFDLVIEKGTMDVLFVDSGDPWNPKPETMSKVMSTLKGVHRVLKEDGIFISITFGQPHFRRPIFNKPDFTWSVEWTTFGETFHYFVYVLKKGQRTSYEDIQPVKRFEVPTFNLFHEELESEDFAFLINVDELNS from the exons ATGGCCGATACACACCCGACGCCGACGGAAAACGTCACACCCTCAACCGCATCGGCGTACCTTAACCCTTCCTACTG GGATGAGAGATTCTCGAAGGAGGAGAAATATGAGTGGTTCAAGGATTATTCCCATTTCCGTCACATTATTCAACCTCACCTAACGCCCCGTTCCTGTGTTCTGGAGCTTGGATGTGGAAACTCACAAATGTGTGATGGTTTGTATAAAGATGGAACAACAAACATAACTTGCATTGACCTTTCACATGTTGCAGTCAATAACATGCAAAACCGTTTACTTTCTCAAGGATTTAAAG ACATAAAAGTGATGCAAGCTGATATGCTAGAGCTACCTTTTGATGATGAGTGTTTTGATTTGGTTATCGAGAAAGGAACTATG GATGTATTGTTCGTGGATAGCGGTGACCCATGGAATCCAAAGCCGGAAACTATGTCCAAGGTCATGTCCACATTGAAAGGTGTTCACAGGGTTTTGAAAGAAGATGGCATATTTATCTCGATAACTTTTGGCCAG CCACATTTCAGGCGTCCTATATTTAATAAACCAGATTTCACCTGGTCTGTTGAGTGGACTACTTTCGGTGAAACCTTTCACTATTTTGTCTATGTTCTAAAGAAG GGACAGAGGACATCATATGAAGATATACAACCTGTTAAGAGGTTTGAAGTGCCGACTTTTAATCTGTTCCATGAGGAGTTAGAAAGTGAAGATTTTGCTTTTCTAATCAATGTTGATGAGTTGAACAGTTAG
- the LOC131631295 gene encoding protein TIC 62, chloroplastic-like: protein MRFKTIHHSHSHQIIHSSFKAMPMDAFSLTSTTIPSTLTRRDTAADKPSCHLNLSKQSHFMRYPLITTLTNSRICSNNSIRAQASGSTKSSTAEGIPEKTDSKDDNLVFVAGATGKVGSRTVRELIKLGFKVRAGVRNTQKASALVQSVKQLKLDGASGGGEAVEKLEIVECDLEKPDQIGSALGNASTVICTIGASEKEIFDITGPCRIDYRATKSLVNAATVAKVNHFILVTSLGTNKFGFPAAILNLFWGVLIWKRKAEEALIASGIPYTIVRPGGMERPTDAYKETHNVTLSTEDTLFGGQVSNLQVAELMAAMAKNPDLSYCKIVEVIAETTAPLTPAEKLLTTIPSQRPYISSPKKPDAATVSNPGPSANVVADVPVSSPGPSANVVAEVPSIAPQKETEQPKPVAKTEQPLSPYTAYDDLKPPSSPSPTKPSDKKQISFSDAVPTPISSVPTPISSDTPSSIQEIDGISQTTSSSKGKESLSPYAAYPDLKPPTSPSPSVPTTSVSKIDTVVVSSNGPAQLSVEDTPEDDGQQRLHEPKPRPLSPYAIYPDLKPPSSPSPSVPTTSPSKIDTVVVSSNGPAQLSVEDTPKDDGQQHLQEPKSRPLSPYAMYEDLKPPASPQPSFRKS, encoded by the exons ATGAGATTCAAAACTATTCACCATTCTCATTCCCACCAAATCATTCATTCATCCTTCAAAGCCATGCCAATGGATGCTTTCTCTCTCACTTCAACTACCATTCCCTCCACTCTCACACGTAGAGACACTGCAGCAGATAAACCTTCCTGTCATCTCAACCTTTCCAAACAGTCACATTTCATGAGGTACCCTCTAATCACAACTCTCACCAACAGCAGAATCTGCAGTAACAATAGCATAAGAGCTCAAGCTTCAG GTTCAACCAAATCTAGTACTGCTGAGGGGATTCCTGAGAAAACAGATTCCAAGGATGATAATCTAGTTTTTGTTGCTGGTGCTACTGGAAAAGTTGGTTCGAGAACAGTCAG GGAGCTTATAAAGCTTGGTTTTAAAGTTAGAGCTGGAGTGAGGAATACTCAGAAAGCTAGTGCATTGGTTCAG AGTGTTAAACAATTGAAACTTGATGGTGCAAGTGGAGGGGGTGAAG CTGTAGAGAAGCTTGAAATTGTGGAATGTGATTTGGAGAAGCCGGATCAAATTGGATCAGCATTAGGGAATGCATCAACTGTGATATGTACTATTGGTGCTAGTGAGAAGGAAATTTTCGATATTACTGGACCTTGTCGAATCGATTATAGAGCCACCAAAAGCCTTGTTAATGCTG CAACTGTTGCCAAAGTAAATCACTTCATATTGGTTACTTCATTGGGAACAAACAAATTTGGTTTTCCTGCAGCTATTCTCAA TTTATTTTGGGGGGTCTTGATTTGGAAAAGGAAGGCTGAAGAAGCTTTGATAGCGAGTGGAATTCCATATACA ATAGTGAGACCTGGTGGCATGGAGAGGCCTACTGATGCATACAAGGAAACACATAATGTAACTCTATCAACTGAAGATACTTTATTTGGGGGTCAAGTTTCAAATCTTCAG GTTGCTGAACTCATGGCAGCAATGGCCAAGAATCCCGATCTTTCGTACTGTAAAATAGTAGAGGTCATTGCCGAGACAACTGCACCACTAACACCTGCCGAAAAACTTCTTACAACGATACCTTCTCAACGCCCTTACATTTCTTCGCCTAAG AAACCAGATGCAGCAACTGTCAGTAATCCAGGTCCCTCTGCTAATGTTGTAGCGGACGTACCTGTCAGTAGTCCAGGTCCCTCTGCTAATGTTGTAGCGGAAGTACCTAGTATTGCTCCTCAAAAAGAAACAGAACAACCAAAACCAGTGGCGAAAACGGAACAGCCACTTTCTCCTTATACCGC TTATGATGATTTAAAGCCACCATCATCGCCTTCTCCAACTAAGCCTAGTGACAAGAAACAGATAAGCTTCAGTGACGCAGTTCCAACACCTATTTCTTCAGTTCCAACACCTATTTCTTCGGATACTCCAAGTAGCATTCAAGAAATAGATggcatttctcagacaacatctTCCTCAAAAGGGAAGGAGTCTCTATCTCCTTACGCAGC ATATCCTGATTTAAAGCCTCCTACTTCACCATCTCCGAGTGTACCAACTACATCAGTATCCAAGATTGATACTGTTGTAGTATCAAGCAATGGACCAGCTCAACTTTCTGTCGAAGACACACCAGAGGATGATGGGCAGCAGCGCCTTCATGAACCAAAGCCAAGACCACTTTCACCTTATGCAAT ATATCCTGATTTAAAGCCTCCTAGTTCACCATCTCCGAGTGTACCAACTACATCACCATCCAAGATAGATACAGTAGTAGTTTCCAGCAATGGACCAGCTCAACTTTCTGTGGAAGATACACCAAAGGACGATGGACAGCAGCACCTTCAGGAACCAAAGTCAAGACCACTTTCACCTTATGCAAT GTATGAGGACTTGAAGCCTCCTGCATCACCACAACCTTCCTTCAGAAAATCCTAG